From the Terriglobales bacterium genome, one window contains:
- the rpoC gene encoding DNA-directed RNA polymerase subunit beta', translating into MFRSSPYDVGHLTADFDAIRISLASPEKIRSWSHGEVTKPETINYRTFKPERDGLFCARIFGPVTDWECLCGKYKRMKHRGVICDKCGVEVTLSKVRRERLGHIELASPCSHVWFFKGLPSRIGHLLDISLRDLESVLYFEAYVVIETGDAPVKEQEIIKEETRFRELDQQFRATGFKAMMGAEAIKELLKRVEILELSVELRDKMKHETSLQKRLKFSKRLKVVEAFRKSGNKPQWMILDVLPVIPPELRPLVPLDGGRFATSDLNDLYRRVINRNNRLKKLMDLHAPEVIVRNEKRMLQEAVDALFDNGRRGRVLRGANNRPLKSLSDTLKGKQGRFRQNLLGKRVDYSGRSVIVVGPELKLHQCGLPKKMALELFKPFIYHRLEQTGQCTTIKQAKEMVEQQDPVVWDILEEVIKDHPVMLNRAPTLHRLGIQAFEPVLVEGKAIKIHPLVCTAFNADFDGDQMAVHIPLSPEAQIEASVLMLSSHNILSPASGHPITVPTQDMVLGVYYLTKSKPGAKGEGRAFANLDEVTLALEAGAVETLTPIRLRYTGEVMDLTTAYDDQDVLHTEPLKFERQYIATTVGRVILNDHLPEGMPFINGLLKKKGVGQLVNYCYLRFGLETTVKMLDGVKSLGFLYATKAGLSIGIDDMVIPHHKYALVKDAEKQVFNVQQQYLDGAITDGERYNKVIEIWSSITEKVADEMFSVLQEQDKTGHLNPIYVMADSGARGSKQQIRQLSGMRGLMAKPSGEIIETPITANFREGLTVLQYFISTHGARKGLADTALKTADSGYLTRRLVDVAQDVIVSEQDCGTVDGIFVGSIVESGEIIEPLRDRIVGRVSLEKIKDYEGGVIVDINHEITEDLASAIQAAGIERVKIRSVLTCESKRGVCIMCYGRNLASGRMVELGEATGVIAAQSIGEPGTQLTMRTFHIGGTASRVSEQSRLEAKSTGMVRFINPQTVRSKEGGLVVMNRNMSIALVDDKGREKERYAVVYGAKLRVEDGQEVALGQSLVEWDPYTFAILTEIGGAVQFKDLQEGLTLHEQVDEVTGLSRHVVTDSADEKRQPAIVVKGKSSKRYLMPSRAHLMVADNDTVHPGDVLAKIPRETTKTKDITGGLPRVVELFEARKPRETAIISEIDGLVKFGEISKGQRKIFVTADNGTEKEYLVPRGVHVNVQEGERLKAGEALMDGPLNPHDILAVLGEKELQAYLVNEIQEVYRLQGVNINDKHIEVIVRQMMRWVKIEDVGDTQFLLEQQLDKFRFREENEKVIMNGGKPATGRPLLLGITKASLSTDSFISAASFQETTRVLTEASIQGSVDHLRGLKENVIMGRLIPAGTGMEYYRNVRLAPELEEAAAKVQEEVSAAYEEAERQLELMRQEGESEGESEEVVAE; encoded by the coding sequence TTGTTCCGTTCGAGCCCGTACGACGTCGGTCATCTGACCGCCGACTTTGACGCTATCCGCATCAGCCTGGCCTCTCCGGAGAAGATCCGGAGTTGGTCGCATGGCGAGGTCACCAAGCCGGAGACCATCAACTACCGCACCTTCAAGCCGGAGCGCGACGGGTTGTTCTGCGCCCGCATCTTCGGCCCGGTCACCGATTGGGAGTGCCTGTGCGGCAAGTACAAGCGCATGAAGCACCGCGGCGTCATCTGCGACAAGTGCGGTGTGGAAGTCACGCTCTCCAAGGTGCGCCGCGAGCGCCTGGGGCACATCGAGCTGGCTTCGCCCTGCTCGCACGTGTGGTTCTTCAAGGGCCTGCCCTCGCGCATCGGACACCTGCTGGACATCTCCCTGCGCGACCTGGAGTCGGTGCTTTACTTCGAGGCCTACGTGGTCATCGAGACCGGCGACGCCCCGGTCAAGGAGCAGGAGATCATCAAGGAAGAGACCCGCTTCCGGGAACTCGACCAGCAGTTCCGCGCCACCGGCTTCAAGGCCATGATGGGCGCCGAGGCCATCAAGGAGCTGCTCAAGCGCGTAGAGATTCTTGAGCTCTCCGTCGAGCTTCGCGACAAGATGAAGCACGAGACCTCGCTGCAGAAGCGGCTGAAGTTCTCCAAGCGGCTCAAGGTGGTCGAAGCCTTCCGTAAGAGCGGCAACAAGCCGCAGTGGATGATCCTGGACGTCCTCCCGGTCATCCCTCCAGAGTTGCGCCCCCTGGTGCCTCTGGATGGCGGACGCTTCGCCACCAGCGACCTCAACGACCTGTACCGCCGGGTCATCAACCGCAACAACCGGCTCAAGAAGCTGATGGACCTGCACGCCCCCGAGGTCATCGTGCGCAACGAGAAGCGCATGCTGCAGGAGGCGGTGGACGCGCTGTTCGACAACGGCCGCCGTGGACGCGTCCTGCGCGGCGCCAACAACCGACCCCTCAAGTCGCTCTCTGACACCCTCAAGGGCAAGCAGGGACGATTCCGCCAGAACCTGCTGGGCAAGCGCGTGGATTACTCCGGGCGCTCGGTCATCGTAGTGGGCCCTGAACTCAAGCTCCACCAGTGCGGCCTGCCCAAGAAGATGGCGCTCGAGCTCTTTAAGCCGTTCATCTATCACCGCCTGGAGCAGACCGGCCAGTGCACCACCATCAAGCAGGCCAAGGAGATGGTGGAGCAGCAGGATCCCGTGGTCTGGGACATCCTGGAAGAGGTCATCAAGGACCATCCGGTGATGCTGAACCGCGCTCCCACCCTCCACCGCCTGGGCATCCAGGCCTTTGAGCCGGTGCTGGTGGAAGGCAAGGCCATCAAGATCCATCCCTTAGTGTGCACCGCCTTCAACGCTGATTTCGACGGTGACCAGATGGCCGTCCACATCCCGCTCTCCCCCGAGGCGCAGATCGAGGCCAGCGTGCTCATGCTCTCCTCGCACAACATCCTCTCGCCCGCCTCCGGACACCCCATCACCGTGCCCACGCAGGACATGGTGCTGGGCGTGTACTACCTCACCAAGTCCAAGCCCGGCGCCAAGGGCGAGGGACGCGCCTTCGCCAATCTGGATGAAGTGACGCTGGCTCTGGAAGCCGGCGCGGTCGAGACCCTCACCCCCATCCGCCTGCGCTACACGGGCGAGGTCATGGACCTGACCACCGCCTACGACGATCAGGACGTGCTGCACACCGAGCCGCTCAAGTTCGAGCGCCAGTACATCGCCACCACCGTGGGCCGCGTGATCCTGAACGACCACCTGCCCGAGGGCATGCCCTTCATCAACGGCCTGCTCAAGAAGAAGGGAGTCGGGCAGTTAGTGAACTACTGCTACCTGCGCTTCGGCCTGGAGACCACGGTCAAAATGCTCGACGGCGTCAAGTCGCTGGGCTTCCTCTATGCCACCAAGGCCGGGCTCTCCATCGGCATCGACGACATGGTCATTCCCCACCACAAGTACGCGCTGGTGAAGGACGCCGAGAAGCAGGTGTTCAACGTGCAGCAGCAGTACCTGGACGGCGCCATCACCGACGGCGAGCGCTACAACAAGGTCATCGAGATCTGGTCGTCCATCACCGAGAAGGTGGCGGACGAGATGTTCAGCGTGCTCCAGGAGCAGGACAAGACCGGGCACCTCAACCCCATCTACGTGATGGCCGATTCCGGCGCCCGCGGCTCCAAGCAGCAGATCCGGCAGCTCTCCGGCATGCGCGGCCTCATGGCCAAGCCCTCGGGCGAGATCATCGAGACCCCCATCACCGCTAACTTCCGCGAGGGCCTGACCGTGCTGCAGTACTTCATCTCAACCCACGGCGCGCGCAAGGGCCTGGCGGATACGGCGCTCAAGACCGCCGACTCCGGCTACCTCACTCGACGCCTGGTGGACGTGGCCCAGGACGTCATCGTCAGCGAGCAGGACTGCGGCACCGTGGACGGCATCTTCGTGGGCTCCATCGTGGAATCGGGCGAGATCATCGAGCCCCTGCGGGACCGCATCGTGGGCCGCGTCTCGCTGGAGAAGATCAAGGACTACGAAGGCGGCGTCATCGTGGACATCAACCACGAGATCACCGAGGACCTGGCCAGCGCCATTCAGGCCGCCGGCATCGAGCGGGTGAAGATCCGCTCCGTGCTCACCTGTGAGTCCAAGCGCGGCGTCTGCATCATGTGCTACGGCCGCAACCTGGCTTCGGGACGCATGGTGGAGCTGGGCGAAGCCACCGGCGTGATCGCCGCCCAGTCCATCGGCGAACCCGGCACCCAGCTCACCATGCGCACCTTCCACATCGGCGGAACTGCCTCGCGTGTCTCCGAGCAGTCGCGCCTGGAAGCCAAGAGCACCGGCATGGTGCGCTTCATCAATCCCCAGACCGTCCGCAGCAAGGAAGGCGGCCTGGTGGTGATGAACCGCAACATGTCCATCGCCTTGGTGGACGACAAGGGACGCGAGAAGGAGCGCTACGCCGTGGTCTACGGCGCCAAGCTCCGCGTCGAGGACGGCCAGGAGGTCGCCCTCGGCCAGTCCCTGGTGGAGTGGGACCCCTACACCTTCGCCATCCTCACCGAGATCGGCGGCGCGGTGCAGTTCAAGGACCTGCAGGAAGGTCTGACGCTGCACGAACAGGTGGACGAAGTCACCGGCCTCTCCCGCCACGTGGTCACCGACTCGGCCGACGAGAAGCGGCAGCCCGCGATTGTCGTCAAGGGCAAGAGCAGCAAGCGCTACCTCATGCCTTCGCGCGCCCACTTGATGGTCGCCGATAACGACACCGTGCACCCGGGCGACGTGCTGGCCAAGATTCCGCGCGAGACCACCAAGACCAAGGACATCACCGGCGGCCTGCCGCGCGTGGTGGAGCTGTTCGAGGCCCGCAAGCCGCGCGAGACCGCCATCATCAGCGAGATCGACGGCCTGGTGAAGTTCGGCGAGATCTCCAAGGGCCAGCGCAAGATCTTCGTCACCGCCGACAACGGCACGGAGAAGGAGTACCTTGTGCCCCGCGGCGTGCACGTCAACGTTCAGGAGGGCGAGCGCCTGAAAGCGGGCGAGGCGCTCATGGACGGTCCCCTCAACCCCCACGACATCCTGGCCGTGCTGGGGGAGAAGGAGCTGCAGGCCTACCTGGTCAACGAGATCCAAGAGGTCTACCGCCTGCAGGGCGTCAACATCAACGACAAGCACATCGAAGTCATCGTGCGCCAGATGATGCGCTGGGTGAAGATCGAGGATGTGGGCGACACCCAGTTCCTGCTGGAGCAGCAGCTAGACAAGTTCCGCTTCCGCGAGGAGAACGAGAAGGTGATCATGAACGGCGGCAAGCCGGCCACCGGACGCCCCCTGCTGCTGGGCATCACCAAGGCCTCGCTCTCCACCGACTCGTTCATCTCCGCCGCCTCCTTCCAGGAGACCACGCGCGTGCTCACCGAAGCCTCCATCCAGGGCTCGGTCGACCACCTGCGCGGCCTCAAAGAGAACGTCATCATGGGACGCCTGATCCCCGCCGGCACCGGCATGGAGTACTACCGCAACGTGCGGCTGGCGCCCGAGTTGGAAGAGGCCGCCGCCAAGGTGCAGGAGGAGGTCTCCGCCGCCTACGAGGAGGCCGAGCGCCAACTCGAGCTCATGCGCCAGGAAGGCGAGAGCGAGGGCGAGAGCGAGGAAGTCGTCGCCGAGTGA